The following is a genomic window from Candidatus Cloacimonadota bacterium.
ATCAGGAAGGTGATTTCGAAAAAATTAATTTTAAAATCTACATCGGAAGTTTAACTGATTTTCTGATGAATGCTTACAAAATTTCAAAATTAAATATTGACTTGATCTTAAACATTGACGAATCCATTGAACTTAATATTAATAAATCAATTCCTATGGCGTTGATATTGAATGAATTATTTTCCAATTCCTTGAAATACGCATTTCCTGACGGGCAAAATGGTAAGATTAATATTACAATGCAGAAAGAAAAGGGAAAGTTGAATTTCCAATATAAAGATAATGGAGTGGGAATAGAAAAATCAAAAATAAATAAGGAATCATTGGGCATGAGTCTAATCGAAATATTGGCTGCTCAACTGGAAGCAAATGTAAACTTGGAAATAACAGATGGAATAAGATATCAACTAATTTTTAAAGGATAGATTATGAAGAAAATCTTAATTGTGGAAGATGAGCAAATCATTGCTCAAGACATAAAAATGCTGCTTGATATGGAAGGGTATGAAGTCATTTCAGTTCACGACAGGGGAGAGGAAGCTCTTAAACAAATAAAACAGGAAAGGCCTGACCTGGTTTTGGTAGATATCGATCTGCCTGGAAGAATGAATGGAATAGAACTTTCAAAGGAAATCGGACTTAAAATGGGTATTCCTGTGATCTTTGTTACAGCCTTTTCGGAAGCAAAAACAGTGAAAAAAGCGATGGAAACTAAACCTGCAGCATATATCATGAAACCCATTTTTGATGAAGACCTTCTAATCGAGATCAGGAAAGCATTAAAATAAAAATAGCCCGACAAATCGGGCTATCAAAAGTTATTATCTACAAATCTATATTTAAGCTGATTTACCGCTTTCTTTAGCTTGTTCAAAAGAGAAAATGGGATCACTTTCTCCTAAAACAACATCTCTTGAAATAAGACATTCTTTCAAATTATCCATTTCCGGAATATCATACATAATCTCGATCATAAATTTTTCCATGATCGCCCGCAGCCCTCTGGCACCAATCTTTTGGTGCAATGCTATATTAGCAATTTCTCGCAAAGCATCGACACTGAAATCGAGTTTAACATTTTCAATTTCAAATAACTTCTTATATTGTTTACAAATAGCATTCTTGGGTTTTGTTAAGATCTGGATCAAAGCATCCTGATCAAGTTCCTCCAGAGAACTGACAACAGGAATTCTACCAACCAATTCAGGTATCAAACCGTATTTTATCATATCATCCGGAATTGATTTACTGAAAAAATCGATATTTTCAAGATTTTCTACTTTTTGATCTACATCAAATCCGATTGTTTTCTTTTTCAGACGTTTTTTGATGATCTTTTCCAAACCAAAGAAAGCGCCACCAGCTATAAACAAGATGTTTTTTGTAT
Proteins encoded in this region:
- a CDS encoding response regulator encodes the protein MKKILIVEDEQIIAQDIKMLLDMEGYEVISVHDRGEEALKQIKQERPDLVLVDIDLPGRMNGIELSKEIGLKMGIPVIFVTAFSEAKTVKKAMETKPAAYIMKPIFDEDLLIEIRKALK